The stretch of DNA CGAGCACTACCGCCTGCCCGACCCGGGCCGCGGGACGTTCCACGTCGCGGCCGCGACCCTGCCAACGCGGGGGTTCACCGGGGTCTCCTCGGTCGAGGTCGGGGTCGTGTCCGCGGACGGCACGCCGTGCGGGTCGCCGGCGCGGGAGACCGCCCAGGGTGCGAGCAACGGGGGCGCGCCGATCGCCGCGGCCCTCACGCTGTCCGCCACCGATCGGGAGGACTGCGGCGGAGGTCCGTACGTCGCCACGGTGACCTCGAACAACGAGGAGGTCCAGGGCCTGGAGCTGCTCGTGCGGACCGAGCCCGAGGTCGAGGACGCCTCCGCCCTGCCTGCGGCCTTCGGACGGGCGAGCGGCTTCTCCGACGAGGTCCAGACCGGACGTGCCGCCGCGGACGCCGTGCCCGTGGTGGGCGGCCCGAACTTCTCGTCGGCACCCCCGACGCCGCCCGGCACCTACGAGGACACCGTGCTGCCCGGCGAGACCCTGTTCTACCGCCTGCCCGACGTGGGCTGGGGCCGTTCCGCCGTCTGCGACGCGACCCTCGGCACCTCTGACCGCGCGGCCCGCGCCTTCGGACGCGCGGTCGGCGTGACCGCCCAGGTGCGCGTGTACGGGGCGATGAAGACCCTGGCCGACGACTCCTCCGCGCGCACGGCCCGCGCCCAGTGGCGGGGCGACCGGGCCCTCGACCTGCACGCGGCGTCGCCGCCCGTGGTGCTGCGCAACCGTGAGTCGAGCTCGGACACGGTGCGCGCGTTCCAGCTCGCCGGCGACGCCTGGTGCTCGGTGACGGTGCTGCCCACCTCCGCCGCGACCGCGGAGGAGGTCGGGGAGGTGCCGCTGACCCTGACCACGTCGGTCGCGGGGGAGGAGGCGGGGGTGCCGGCCTACGTGGAGCCCGAGCCGCGGGCGGAGGCCGCCACCGACGACGCCGGGCCCGCGTCGTGGCTCCTCGCCGTCGCGGGACTCGTCGTGGTCGCCCTCGTCGGCGGATCAGTCGTGATGCTGCGTCGGCGGCGGGCCCCGTGACCTGGCTGCTCGTCGTCGTCGGGCTGCTGGGGGTCAGCGCGTCGGGGCCGCTCATGGCGGCCACCGCGGCGCCGGCCCTCGTCATCGCCTTCTGGCGCAACGCCGCCGCGACCGCGGTGCTCACGCCGTTCGCGGTGCGGAGCCGTACCGCGCTCACGGGCCTGCGCTGGGCCGACCTGCGGGGCACGGTCTTCGCGGGGGTCATGCTGGCGGTGCACTTCGCCGCCTGGGTCGGGGCGCTGAAGCTCACGACCGTGGCCGCGGCGACCGCGCTCACCTGCACCCAGCTGCTGTGGGTGGTGCTCGTCGACCGACTGCGCGGCGTGCGTCCCGGACGTGCGGTGCTGCTCGGCTGCGTCGTCGCGTCGGTCGGCGTCCTGGTCGTGTCCGGTGTCGACCTGACGGTCTCGCGCCGGGCGCTGCTCGGCGACCTGCTCGCGGTGGTCGGCGGGCTCGGCGCCGCGCTGTACCTGGTGGCGGGGGAGTCGGCGCGACGTCGGCTCAGCACGACCCACTACACGACGTTCTGCTACGGCACGTGCGCCGCGGTGCTCGCGGTCGGCTGCCTCGCGACCGGTGCCTCCTTCGTCGGCTACGACGCGCACGTGTGGCTGCTGCTGGCCGCGGTGACGGTGTGCGCGCAGCTGCTCGGCCACTCGCTGTTCAACCACCTGCTGGCCGTCATGAGCCCGACCGTCATCTCGCTCGTCCTGCTGCTCGAGGTGCCCGGCGCGGCCCTGCTGGCCGCGGTCTTCCTCGGCCAGGCGCCGCCCGCCGGCGTGTACGTCGGGCTGCTGCTGGTGCTGGTGGGCCTCGCCGTGGTCGTCCGGGCCCGACGGGCGCCGACCGAGCCGGTCGAGCCCGTGGCCTGACGGCGCGACACCCGTCGGGTGGACGGGCCCGTCGGCGTCCTGTGCGACGGCTCACGGGGAGTCCTGCGGTGCTGGACGTTACTCGCGGGTATCGTCGGCGTGTCACCCACGAGACGGAGGAACAACGCATGGGACGCCTCGCCAGCACCGAGAACCTCACCGAGGAGCAGACCGCGATCCTCGAGACGATCCGCGACTTCGTGGACGAGAAGATCATCCCGGTCGCCCAGCAGCTCGAGCACGACGACGAGTACCCGACCGAGATCATCGAGGGGCTCAAGGAGCTCGGCGTCTTCGGCCTGACGATCCCTGAGGAGTTCGGCGGTCTCGGCGAGTCGCTGCTGACCTACGCGCTGGTCGTCGAGGAGATCGCTCGCGGCTGGATGAGCGTCTCCGGCGTCATCAACACGCACTTCATCGTCGCCTACCTGCTGCAGCAGCACGGCACCGAGGAGCAGAAGCAGAAGTACCTCCCGAAGATGGCAGTCGGCGAGGTCCGCGGCGCGTTCTCGATGTCCGAGCCGGGCCTCGGCTCCGACGTCTCGGCCGTCTCGACGAAGGCGACGAAGAAGGACGACGGCTCCTACTCGATCACCGGCCAGAAGATGTGGCTGACCAACGGCGGCACCTCCACGCTCGTGGCGGTGCTCTGCAAGACCGACGAGGGTGCCGACTCCGTCTACAAGAACATGACGACCTTCCTCGTGGAGAAGGAGCCGGGCTTCGGCGAGACCGCCCAGGGCGTCACCGTCCCCGGCAAGATCGCCAAGATGGGCTACAAGGGCGTCGAGACGACCGAGCTCATCCTCGAGGACCACCAGATCTCCGCCGACCAGATCCTCGGCGGCGAGCCGGGGAAGGGCTTCTTCCAGATGATGGACGGCGTCGAGGTCGGCCGCGTCAACGTCGCGGCCCGCGCCTGCGGCCTCGCGATCCGCGGCTTCGAGCTCGCGATCGCCTACGCGCAGCAGCGCAAGACCTTCGGCAAGCAGATCGCCGACCACCAGGCCGTGCTGTTCCGCCTCGCCGAGATGGCCACGAAGGTCGAGACCATCCACGCGATGATGGTCCGTTCCGCGAGGCTGAAGGACACCGGCAAGCGCATGGACGTCGAGGCCGGCATGGCCAAGATGCTCGCGAGCGAGTACGCCAACGAGGTCGTCGAGGACTCCTTCCGGATCCACGGTGGCTACGGCTACTCCAAGGAGTACGAGATCGAGCGCCTCATGCGTGAGGTCAAGTTCATGCTCATCGGCGAGGGCACGTCCGACATCCAGAAGATGATCATCGGGCGCGCGCTGCTCAAGGACTACAAGCTCTGACATGAGCGTGCGCGAGAACGTCACGTTCGCGTCGCAGGGCACCTCCGTCGCCGCCTGGCTCTATCGGCCGGACGGCGACGGGGGAGCGGCTCGACCTGTGATCGTCATGGCGCACGGCCTGGGCGGCGTCCGGGAGATGCGGCTCGACGCGTTCGCCGAGCGGTTCGCCGACGCCGGGTACGTCTGCCTGGTCTTCGACTACCGCCACTTCGGGGCCAGCGACGGACAGCCGCGCCAGCTGCTGTCCGTCCGCCGTCAGCGCCAGGACTGGGCGGCAGCGGTCGCCTTCGCGCGCACGCTCCCGGGCGTCGACGCCGCCCGCACCGTGCTGTGGGGCTCGTCGTTCTCCGGCGGGCACGTCATCGCGGTGGGCGCCGCGGACCCCACGATCGCGGCCGTCGTGTCGCAGTGCCCCTACACCGACGGGCTGGCCTCCAGCCTGGCCGTCGCCCCCTTCACGTCGCTGCGCGTGACGCTGCGGGCGGTCCGCGACCTCGTGGGCAGCTGGTTCGGGCGTCGCCCCCGCAGCATCCCGCTGGCCGGCGAGCCGGGCACGGTCGCGCTGATGACGGCCCCCGACGCCGTGCCCGGCTACCTGGCGCTGGTGGAGGAGGGCTCGACCTTCCGCAACGAGGTCGCCGCCCGCGTGGCGCTCGACATCGCGCTCGGCCGGCCCGGGGCGAAGGCGCGGCGGCTGCGCTGCCCGGCGCTGTTCGTCGTGTGCGAGCGCGACACGGTGGCGCCGGCGAGGGCGACGCTCAAGCACGTCGCCAAGGCGCCGCAGGGCGAGGTGGTGCGCCGCGACACCGGACACTTCGACATCTACGTGGGCGAGGAGTTCGAGACGACGGTCCGCGACGAGCTCGCGTTCCTGCAGCGGCACGTCCCGGCGACCTGAGCGGACCGCAGCGCGATGATGGGCGCATGACCGGCCCGTTCGCGCTGCGCCGCTTCCAGGCCGAGGCCTTCGCCGCCGTCGAGCAGGCGCGCGCTGCCGGTCGGAGCCGGTCCTGGGTGTCGCTGCCGCCCGGCGCGGGCAAGACCGTGCTCGGGACGGAGCTGGTGGCCGGACGGCTCGCCGCCGAGGGGCGTCGGGCTGTCGTGCTCGCGCCCAACACGGCGATCCAAGCGCAGTGGATCGCGACCTGGGCGCGCTACGGCGTCGGCCCCGCGAGCCCGGAGCGCGACCTCGCCGCCGACGTGACCGTCCTGACCTACCAGGCGATCGCGACCTTCTCCCCGGACGACGAGGACGACGACGCGGAGGCGTCGGCAGGTGGGTCGGGTCCGCTCGTGGACCGGCTGCACGAGAACGGACGCGCGCTCGTGGCCGCACTGCGCGAGGCCGGTCCGCTGACCGTCGTGCTCGATGAGTGCCACCACCTCCTCGAGACCTGGGGCGCCCTGCTGCGCGAGGTGCTCGACCCGCTCGAGGACGTGCTGGTCCTCGGTCTCACAGCCACGCCGCCGGGCGTGCTCACCCGTCGACAGGCCGAGCAGGTCGAGGAGCTGTTCGGCGACCTCGCCTACCAGGCCTCGATCCCCGCGGCGGTCCGCGAGGGCGACCTCGCCCCGTTCGCGGAGCTGGCCTGGCTGGTGCGGCCCTCCGCCGAGGAGGAGGCGTGGCTCGCGTCGTCGGCCGTGCGGTTCGCCGAGCTGACGACGGAGCTCCTGAGCCCCGGGTACGGCTCCGTGCCGCTGCTGACCTGGTTCGACCGGAGGATCGGCGAGCTGCCCGTCCCGTGGACCACGTTCGAGCGCGACGAGCCGGCCCTGGCCACGGCGGTGCTCCGGCTCGTGCACGCCGACCTGCTCGACCTCCCGCGCGACGCCGTCCTGCGCGAGCAGCATCGCACCGACCTGACCGCCGAGGACTGGGCGCGGCTCGTCGACGACTGGGTGCGCGGCTGCCTCGCCCGCAGCGACGTCGACGCCGACCGCAGCGTGCTCGAGGACCTGCGCCGGGCCATGCCCGGCATCGGGTTCCGCGTCACGCGGCGTGGGGTCAGCGGGGCGGGGTCCCCGGTCGACCGCGTGCTCTCGCGCAGCGCCGGCAAGATGCGGGCGGCCGCCGCGGTGCTGCAGGCCGAGCGGGACGCGCTGGGCGAGCGGCTGCGCGCGGTCGTCGTCTGCGACCACGAGCGAGCCTCACCCACGTCGTCACTCGTGCTCCGCGACGCCCCCGCCGAGCACGGGTCGGCGCTGGAGGTCATGGACGCCCTCCTCGGCGGCGGCTTCGAGCCGGTGCTGCTCACCGGACGCACCGTCGCGGCCGGGGACGCCACGGCGCGGCGTCTCGTCGAGGTGCTGGGCCGGATCGCCCCGGACCTCGAGCTGCGCACCGAGCCGCTCGAGGGCGCCGAGGACCGGCTCCACCGTCTCGTCGGCCCATGGACCAGCCGACGGTGGACGCCGCTGGTCACGCGGGCCTTCCAGGACGGCCACTGCGACGTGCTCGTCGGCACCCGCGCCCTGCTCGGCGAGGGCTGGGACGCGCCGCGGGTCTCGACGCTGGTCGACCTGTCCACCGCGTCGACGACGTCGGCCGTGACCCAGACGCGCGGTCGGGCGCTGCGCACCGACCCGACCTGGCCCGACAAGGTCGCCACGACGTGGAGCGTCGTCTGCGTCGCCCCAGAGCACCCGGGCGGCGACTCCGACTGGCGCCGCTTCGTGCGCAAGCACGACGGCTACTTCGGCGTCGACGACGACGGTCAGGTCGTCTCCGGCGTCGCGCACGTGGACGCCCGCTTCTCGCCCTTCGTCCCGCCCGATCCCGACCTGTTCGACGTCGTCGCGCTCGACATGACGCAACGCGCTGGGGAGCGCGACGTCGTGCGGGCCCGCTGGCGCGTCGGCGAGCCGTACCGCGACGAGGTCCGGCGAGCGATCCGCGTGCGCCCGGACGACGTCGGGCGGAGCGACGGCGCGGAACCCGCGACGATGCCCGCACCCGAGCCACCATGGGCGCGGATCGGCGAGGACGGTGTCGTGTCCACCGGCCGTTCCGCACGGCTGGAGCCGTGGGACGCCGCGCGCGAGGCCGCCCGCGACCCGGGCCTCGCGGCCCACGCGTGGGTCGTGGCCGACGCCATGTCCCAGGGCGGTCTCGGCGGCCCCGGGGCGGTGGGGGTGCGTGCGGTGGTCGACGCGACCGGCACGTATCGGTTCGAGCTGGACGCCGATGCGGCCACGGCGTCGACCTTCGTCGACCTCCTGGAGGAGCTGCTGGGGCCCCTCGTCGCGCCTCGGTGGCTGGTCGCGCGTCACCAGGCGCCGCCGCCTACCGCAGGCACGGGCTGGCGCGTGCTGCTCGGCCGTGCTCGACCTGTGGCGCGCACCTGGTACGCCGTGCCGACGGAGCTGGCGCGCAACGTCGCACGGCGCCGCGCGTTCGAGCACGCCTGGGCGCGGTGGTTCGGCCCGGCGACGGTCGTCGCGTCGACGTCGGCCGCGGGGGAGGCGGCGCTGACGTCGGCCTACGGCACCACCCCGCTCGACGTCGTGACGCTGCTGCGCTCCAGCTGGTCCTGAACGCGCGTCCGCAGGTCGGAGGTCCGCGGGCGAGCCGGACGCTGCGTCCTAGACTGGCGACATGCCTCCCGTCAACCAGGGTCTCTTCACGCTCGAGTTCCCGCAGTCGCTCGGCGTCTACGACGACTACGCCACGGCGCAGAAGGTCGTCGACCACCTGTCCGACCAGGAGTTCCCCGTCCAGAACCTCCTCGTCGTCGGCACCGACCTCAAGCAGGTCGAGCGTGTCACCGGGCGACTCACCACCAGCCGCGTGGCCGGCGCCGGTGCCGCCTCGGGCGCATGGCTCGGCGTGTTCGTCGGCCTGCTGCTGAGCCTCTTCAGCAGCGAGAGCACCCTGCTGCAGAGCGTCGTCGGCGGGCTCGGCATCGGCATCGTGTTCGGCGTGGTCTGGGCTCTGCTCGGCTACGCCGCCACCCGCGGCCGTCGCGACTTCAGCTCCGTCAGCAGCGTCGTGGCCACGAAGTACGAGGTGCTGGTCGAGCACAAGCACCGCGCGCGGGCGCAGGAGCTCATCGCCG from Aeromicrobium erythreum encodes:
- a CDS encoding vWA domain-containing protein, coding for MSRGSLMPLSVGVTLLLAWSTLVGAGAAAPSEDRPAQGGGAVVLVLDGSGSMKEPGGAGATRMTEAKAGLRAVVEDLPDDAQVGLRVYGSTISEGPGSCEDTELLAPVARTDRGALRAGVDRLRPLGNTPIAYSLRQAYGDLPTEGPRSIVLVSDGEENCGGDPCEVAADLRKKGADFYVDVVGLQVDPASRAQLTCIASAGGGTYYDVQDVSRLQDTLTRTSVRAARGYAPAGRPVEGGTTRKDAPAVTDGQWLDTVGDSGPEHYRLPDPGRGTFHVAAATLPTRGFTGVSSVEVGVVSADGTPCGSPARETAQGASNGGAPIAAALTLSATDREDCGGGPYVATVTSNNEEVQGLELLVRTEPEVEDASALPAAFGRASGFSDEVQTGRAAADAVPVVGGPNFSSAPPTPPGTYEDTVLPGETLFYRLPDVGWGRSAVCDATLGTSDRAARAFGRAVGVTAQVRVYGAMKTLADDSSARTARAQWRGDRALDLHAASPPVVLRNRESSSDTVRAFQLAGDAWCSVTVLPTSAATAEEVGEVPLTLTTSVAGEEAGVPAYVEPEPRAEAATDDAGPASWLLAVAGLVVVALVGGSVVMLRRRRAP
- a CDS encoding DMT family transporter; protein product: MTWLLVVVGLLGVSASGPLMAATAAPALVIAFWRNAAATAVLTPFAVRSRTALTGLRWADLRGTVFAGVMLAVHFAAWVGALKLTTVAAATALTCTQLLWVVLVDRLRGVRPGRAVLLGCVVASVGVLVVSGVDLTVSRRALLGDLLAVVGGLGAALYLVAGESARRRLSTTHYTTFCYGTCAAVLAVGCLATGASFVGYDAHVWLLLAAVTVCAQLLGHSLFNHLLAVMSPTVISLVLLLEVPGAALLAAVFLGQAPPAGVYVGLLLVLVGLAVVVRARRAPTEPVEPVA
- a CDS encoding acyl-CoA dehydrogenase family protein is translated as MGRLASTENLTEEQTAILETIRDFVDEKIIPVAQQLEHDDEYPTEIIEGLKELGVFGLTIPEEFGGLGESLLTYALVVEEIARGWMSVSGVINTHFIVAYLLQQHGTEEQKQKYLPKMAVGEVRGAFSMSEPGLGSDVSAVSTKATKKDDGSYSITGQKMWLTNGGTSTLVAVLCKTDEGADSVYKNMTTFLVEKEPGFGETAQGVTVPGKIAKMGYKGVETTELILEDHQISADQILGGEPGKGFFQMMDGVEVGRVNVAARACGLAIRGFELAIAYAQQRKTFGKQIADHQAVLFRLAEMATKVETIHAMMVRSARLKDTGKRMDVEAGMAKMLASEYANEVVEDSFRIHGGYGYSKEYEIERLMREVKFMLIGEGTSDIQKMIIGRALLKDYKL
- a CDS encoding alpha/beta hydrolase, with the translated sequence MSVRENVTFASQGTSVAAWLYRPDGDGGAARPVIVMAHGLGGVREMRLDAFAERFADAGYVCLVFDYRHFGASDGQPRQLLSVRRQRQDWAAAVAFARTLPGVDAARTVLWGSSFSGGHVIAVGAADPTIAAVVSQCPYTDGLASSLAVAPFTSLRVTLRAVRDLVGSWFGRRPRSIPLAGEPGTVALMTAPDAVPGYLALVEEGSTFRNEVAARVALDIALGRPGAKARRLRCPALFVVCERDTVAPARATLKHVAKAPQGEVVRRDTGHFDIYVGEEFETTVRDELAFLQRHVPAT
- a CDS encoding DEAD/DEAH box helicase family protein, which produces MTGPFALRRFQAEAFAAVEQARAAGRSRSWVSLPPGAGKTVLGTELVAGRLAAEGRRAVVLAPNTAIQAQWIATWARYGVGPASPERDLAADVTVLTYQAIATFSPDDEDDDAEASAGGSGPLVDRLHENGRALVAALREAGPLTVVLDECHHLLETWGALLREVLDPLEDVLVLGLTATPPGVLTRRQAEQVEELFGDLAYQASIPAAVREGDLAPFAELAWLVRPSAEEEAWLASSAVRFAELTTELLSPGYGSVPLLTWFDRRIGELPVPWTTFERDEPALATAVLRLVHADLLDLPRDAVLREQHRTDLTAEDWARLVDDWVRGCLARSDVDADRSVLEDLRRAMPGIGFRVTRRGVSGAGSPVDRVLSRSAGKMRAAAAVLQAERDALGERLRAVVVCDHERASPTSSLVLRDAPAEHGSALEVMDALLGGGFEPVLLTGRTVAAGDATARRLVEVLGRIAPDLELRTEPLEGAEDRLHRLVGPWTSRRWTPLVTRAFQDGHCDVLVGTRALLGEGWDAPRVSTLVDLSTASTTSAVTQTRGRALRTDPTWPDKVATTWSVVCVAPEHPGGDSDWRRFVRKHDGYFGVDDDGQVVSGVAHVDARFSPFVPPDPDLFDVVALDMTQRAGERDVVRARWRVGEPYRDEVRRAIRVRPDDVGRSDGAEPATMPAPEPPWARIGEDGVVSTGRSARLEPWDAAREAARDPGLAAHAWVVADAMSQGGLGGPGAVGVRAVVDATGTYRFELDADAATASTFVDLLEELLGPLVAPRWLVARHQAPPPTAGTGWRVLLGRARPVARTWYAVPTELARNVARRRAFEHAWARWFGPATVVASTSAAGEAALTSAYGTTPLDVVTLLRSSWS
- a CDS encoding general stress protein → MPPVNQGLFTLEFPQSLGVYDDYATAQKVVDHLSDQEFPVQNLLVVGTDLKQVERVTGRLTTSRVAGAGAASGAWLGVFVGLLLSLFSSESTLLQSVVGGLGIGIVFGVVWALLGYAATRGRRDFSSVSSVVATKYEVLVEHKHRARAQELIADLPEARQNPFA